The Halobacteriovorax sp. DA5 genome segment CCGATTCAACTTCATCACGTTCTTCATCTTCTAAAGTTTCCCCTAGGAAGTTTTCAGTATCATCAACATTTTCAATATCTTTAATATCTAATTCAAATTGTGCAATTTGCTCTTGATCAGCAATTGTTTCATCAGTGAACTTTAAACCTTCATTTTCCCAACGAAACTGAGGCTCGTAAACACTGATCTTATCTGATAAGTATTTTTCATAAGTTCTATTTGCAAACTCAATGGCCCACACAAGAAAAATTGCGATCCCAATGAAGGCAAAGACTTGAGCAAGGCTCTGCATTTTCGCACTTAAATTATCTCTAAGTTTTAACCTTGAGATATTAAAAGTTGTTCCACGAAAATCCTTCTCCATTTTTTTTACAAAATAAATCCACTCTTGATAGAGAGTAACTTCCATCGAAGTTAAGATTTCGTGATTATGGCTTCCTGAAAATGTCAGATCAACACCTAGTTCAGTAACTAACTTATTGGCGCTAAAATCACGATTCCTAGAAAGAATATCGTTAATTGTGAAATGCTCATTTATATAATCTTCATGCTGAGGAAAAACCTCGACAAAAAAACTACGCAGTAAAATTGAAGTATCACGCTCACTTTGGTGTAAATTTTTAGCAAGCTCTTCAATTGAAATATCTCGAGAAATAAAAACAAAACAAATAAATTTATCCCTAAGCCAAGTAAACCAAGACTCAAGTGGACCTACGTGAATATTGTCGATGATATAATAAAATCTTTTTGAAATTTCAAAAAGAGTTAAGTCTTCATCAAAGAATACATCCCAAAAACGTTCAAAATCTTCACGGTACTTTCCTTGCCAAGTAACATTTTGGATATCCAGGCAAAGCCAATCGCGAAAAGATGCATAATCATGATGAAAAAACTTTAATTCATCGTTAATATTTTTCATTTAAACTCTTTTAATTAAAATACCAATTCCTTGGCCACCACCGATACAAGCACTCGCAATTCCATACTCCTTACCTTCACTTGCAAGTTGATTTGCCAAAGTAGTCGTAATACGAGTTCCAGATGCCGCAAGAGGATGCCCTAATGCAATCGCTCCCCCCCAAATATTAACCTTATTTATATCTAGGGCAAGCTCTTTCATACAAGCAAGTGCTTGAGCTGCAAATGCTTCATTTATTTCCACAAGATCAATTTGATCAAGTTCCATCTTATTATCTGCTAAAAGTTTACGAATTGCCGGCACCGGACCAATTCCCATTATCGTAGGGTCAACACCAACGACTGCACCATCAATAATTTCAGCAATAGGCTTTAACCCATGCTCTTTAACAAAGTCTTCACTTGCCACAAGTGCAACAGCCGCACCATCAACAATACCAGAAGCAGAACCTGCAGTAACAAGTCCATCTTTTACAAAAGATGAGCGAAGTTTATTCATATCTTCAAGAGAAGCACCCTCTCTTAAATGTTCGTCTTTATTAACTGAACCTTTTCTAATTTCTACTTCACATATTTCTTTTTGAAGTTTTCCATCCTCGTAAGCTGCAGTTGCACGTTGGTGTGATAAAAGTGCGAATTCATCACAGTCCGAACGAGACACCTCATATTTTGAACCA includes the following:
- a CDS encoding thiolase family protein, translating into MSLNKGRRVFLVGGKRTPFGKFGGSLMDIKPVDLAIAATNSLLSETGVKAELIDQVILGNVVPSSTDTMYGGRHLALKAGCAETTPGITINRLCGSGIQAILDAVRLIKLEEASCVLAGGTENMSMVPHLTYGSRFGTKYGSLKNVDMLLDALTDQHAGCPMGITAENLGSKYEVSRSDCDEFALLSHQRATAAYEDGKLQKEICEVEIRKGSVNKDEHLREGASLEDMNKLRSSFVKDGLVTAGSASGIVDGAAVALVASEDFVKEHGLKPIAEIIDGAVVGVDPTIMGIGPVPAIRKLLADNKMELDQIDLVEINEAFAAQALACMKELALDINKVNIWGGAIALGHPLAASGTRITTTLANQLASEGKEYGIASACIGGGQGIGILIKRV